GCCAAGTTCAGTATTTACTAGAGCAGGACGCCTAAACAGAAGAGAATTGGAGATGAAATAATTGACCCACCAGCTTCCGCTCCTCTGCCTCGCGCTCCTCATCTTTCTTCCTCCGCATCTCTGCATACCAATCTTGTTTTGTACTCCTTGACTCACGTGCAGCTTCTTCAGCCTTTACCAGAACATATGAAGAGAATTTTGATCAGGAAAGACTTGCCACGTACTATTCTGATCCAAGGGTAAATGCTCTATCCTTGAGCAACAATCTAAGACTTTCACAGTTGGGACTGTAACTGGTGAAACGATATTCCTATAATTTCCTATACTTAGTACTTGTAGAACATTAGAAGAATTCATGGCGACAGAGACTGTTTAGGCACCTGTCTTTGTTCTTCTCGTTCTTGACGCTTCTTCTCCTTCTTCTTAGATGCTCTGGCTTGATTTCCAATGGCTTCACCTTCTTCTTCATCTTCACTCCCACTGATGTTTTCTGTTTTCAAATGTACCCAAATAAATATTCCAAGCCCAGTAGTTCATTTGTTTTCAGACCCTCCCTAATCATAAGCTAGCTTTAAAGCAAGATGAATAACAGGTTTCTAGTTCTCTCAGGCTTGACAGTAAACTCTAACCAATAACACACGGTTGTGGTCACCAGCTATAAAAGTAATCAGAAACTTGATATTCCATTCATCTGAAAGCCAGGTCATTATTTTTCAGACCCTCCCTAGCTTTGCAGCAAGATGAATAACAAATTCTCCAAGGCTTGACAGTAAACTCTAACCAATAACACACGGCTGTTGTCAACAGCTATAAAAGTATCAGAAACTTGATATAGATTATCATCTGAAAACCATGTCTTTTATTTGATAGTTGATACTGTCTTTATACTTGGAAAACAAAACTCAACACTTGACACTTAACAACGTTAAAGAGACACAGAAGCTGTAAAGTACGAACCTTGAACGTTAGATGCTGAGGAGGAGCTAGCACCAGCAGAAGCTGCGGGTCTCCGACGCATTCTACCCCCACCACCAGTCCCACGTACCACGTTTTCACGTGCCTGAACCTTTAGGCAACCCCAAAACAGAGGAATTACGTAACAATCCATTTCGCAACAATGACAAAAAAAAAATTGAGAAGTTACCTGCGGCGGTTCTGCATCTTCCTCACGTGATCTAGCATCTACCCGACGTTTCCATAAGAACAAAGGAATCACTGCAGCTATGAGGATCATCGACACTATCAAAGCGAATATCTCCTCCATCTCTTACCTGCGATCGAAATTTAACCCAAAAAAGGGAATTTGAAACAGTTTTGAGAAAAATCAAAATATAATAACGAAGCGATCGACTCAGATCGTTCCACAATCTAACCTAATTTTCGTAGTTTAACCTAAAGCGTCTTGCTCGAGGATTGCAGAGCTCCCTCCACCTTGACTCGCCAGAGAAGACGATCGACAGGGTTAGTTTCGTAACTGTACACGACCCCAGAATCCTCTATACGAGTCAGAGTCTTTGGTTTTTTTTCTCTGTATAATATGACTTGTTTGGTTTCATGGTTTGTTATTAAGAAATTTGCTATACGGATCCAAGAGATCTATCTTGGTAAGAAAGATAATCAGAGAAGAGGCCAAGTTAACGAGAAATTCTTAACATTCTCATATTAAAGAAGTGGCAAAGCCAAAGTACATAAGATGGTAGTCTCTTAGTATCATACCAAAGGTGAATAGAGAGAAAACAGCAACAAGAGAATCAAAGATGAAAGTTGAAGAAATGTTTTGGAAAGGGAGGATAACAGTAATGATTCACTAGAGCAGAATGAAGCAAACGGCCTAGGGAAACTGCAACACAAGCAGCTCAGAAACCATGTATCTTGATGTTGTCCTTCTTCACAAGGCCAGCCTGTTGCAAGAGAAAAAGTAAAGAAAATGAGATAATGCAACAATGTTTTTATGTTAGCTTTGTTCGTGAAAGAGTGTGATTATTACCTGGACTAGGAACGTGGAGACGTTCTTCCTCTGGTCGCCTTGAAGCTGAATAACCTACAAATTTTCACAGTAGCACAATTAAAGAGAGAGCACACATACAAAAGCTAAAATTCTTAAGCCAAGTCTTTAACTGTCTGTTTGCATTATTTGAATGATACTACACCAACTGTTAAAAACAGTAGTTGATGATATACCACGGAGCTTCAAAACACGCACCTGTCCGAGTTCAGAGTCTTGAACCACAGTTCCGTTGCAACAAAACTCCTTCTTGAGGTCCTTAAGTATCTTGCTGTAACTATACTCTTTCTTCAGCCCCTGGACCGTTGTCAAGCTTTTCCTACCATTGCGCTGCTGCACACGGATGTGGACGTACTCCTTTGTTCCCGCACCTGAGTCCTCAGCATTAGCATCAGCAAACGGGTCTGCAGAAAAATCAAAAAGAAACTCATTAGCCCTTATCAAATCCAACATGAGAAACATTTAACAAAATCATATGAGCCAGATATGCAGAGGTATTTCAATCAACAATGGATACAATTGGAGCTTACCGAAGGCAGTAGGGACCTGGGAATCAAGTTCAGACATGAAACTTTGTTGATCTGGTGGGCAAACTACAGAGAAACTGAGACCTGAGAAATAATACCAACATCACATAAGAATTTGACAAACACAAAGAGAAGGGCAACAACACACAGTATAACTAGGGATAAAATAAACATAACACGATAACAAATCAATAAAACACACAATTCTAGTACGAGCCACATTCAATTGGAGATTACTGATAATCAAATGGGAAACTAAAGATTATCATCACCAACTGAAGATACGAGATGAGCAAAATACCATCTGATCATATCCCAGACACGATTCAGTCAAATTACCCAAACAATGTAAAGAGGAAACATCAATCCATCAAAAGACTACGTTTTTTTCTTTTTCAAATTCAGCTACAATTATAATAGATCATAAGCAAAAGCTCGCGTCCGATCTTCAGACGGAAAAAAAAAAAAAACGAACCAGAAACGCAATAAATTTCACCTCGAAATTATGGAAATCAAGGAAATTACAAGGTGTAATCTGCGATCAGCTAAAGAAAGAAGACAAAACGTGGATAGAAGAAGGGCAATTCTACCTGATTCGAGGAGTAGAGTTTCGAGGATCTGATTATCGGGAGAAGAGAAGAGAGAATGAAACCCTAGATTCGGATAAAGTGCAACTTATGTTTCGGTGGAGGAGAGGAAGACGTAGTCTCAAATTATATTTTCAAGGTGGACTTGGGCTTTGTACTTAACCCCTTGGTGGGCTTGTAATTGGACTTCACACGTATCCACTTGGTAGATTTGATTTGTCCACTACACCAGTTCCAATTCCATCGGATATGTTAGAAGATAATACTAAAGTCGGTGATTATCCTTTGTTAAATAATAGTGATTGTCCAGCTTGGCACACGTGGGGCAACAACGCCTATCCTTCTCATGTTGCAGGTGTCATTTTTATAATGAGACACAGTATAGGTGTCTTCTTACTTCTCTACTATAAATACCTCTTCCCCTTTGTATTTGTATTAAGGGGAAAATAATAAAGACTCTCAATTCTCTACTCTCTCGTTGTTATACAAAACATAAATATACATATATAATTTATAGATACATCTGAGTTAGTAGTTTACAACACGTTATCAGCATGAAGTTCTGACTAACTGAGGTTTATCAATCCGAAATTTTTTAAACCAGTCGAAGTAATGTTTAAATTTATGTGTTTTAATATACTTAATTTATTTAAATTTTATTATTGTTCCGGAGTGAGAGGCTAGGTCTTTTCTGTTTATTTTCGGGATGATAGGCGTTGCCTTCCCCGACTGATCGTTATGGTAAGCTATGCCTTCACGATCAGAGAAACACGTGGTAGACGTTGCCTCCGTGAATAAAAAAAAAATAAAGATTAAAAATGGCAGACTAAGTCTCCTCGGACCTTGAAATAAGTAAAAGTCAAAATGGTATACCATGTCTCCTCGGACTTTGAAAAATGATTAATATGGTAGTCTAAGACTCCTCGGATCATGTGGTAGGCTAAGCCTCCAATTTTATTTATGCTCTTTAAATTTTTGCAATTTAAATTTATGCCTTTAGTTTCTGCATTTCAATTTCCGTCTTTATATATTATTATTCTATGAATTCGGTTATTATATCAAATTTGACAAATCTCAAAATAAATGCCCTTGATATTACGGGAAATAGTTATATGACTAGAAGATCTTTGAATAATCAAATCCTTGAAAGAAAGGATTCACCAAATTGTTGGAGTTGATGTAAATCCTCCGTGAGAATTGAAAAGAAAAGAAACTCATGATACTAAACCTTCAAATTGGTCCAACTTGAAAAGGACAAGGATGTGGATGCGGTTGAAACCGCTATCGTGGTCGTGGAAGAGGATGAGGAAGAAGATTCCATCCCTATGATAATAATGGAAATTTCCACGAAAAATGAAAGTGGTCGGGTGATAAAAGGCAAACAGAAAAAGTTTGCTATAGATATGGCCAGAAAAAAATTGGGTACGTTGTTTTCGTACGCCAAATATTTAGCCGATCTGTATCGAGATTCAAAAAGAAAAAGAGAAAGGAAGTGAAATAAACTTCATCTCTTATGAGCCCGGACCATCTTTTCATAGCTTGAATACTCATCTTGATGATTCAGATTTTCTGGTTGGTCCAGAAAATGAAAATAAAATATCGATGTGATATAAAAATTATCTTCCTGAATAAGATTTTGAGATTCAGGATAGAGATAGATGTACTTGGCATATGTTGGGTCATCGTACATGACTACTAAAGGTAACAAATATTTCTCCTCTCTCAAAATAAGTAAGTATAATATCTATTACTATAAAATTTATTATTAGTTCTAGAGGAGCTTATGATGAAAAGACATGCATAAGAAAAGGATGGCAAAAGTATAAATGAGTGGTAAACCTGAAGTTTACTGATATATAGCCATCTCCAATAATGTTATCCACATTCTTGTGAAATGTTGAAAAACCAGAAGTTTTTCACATATAGTATGTCAAAAAAATAAAGGAAACCATCATGGTGATGAATCATCAAACAAGTTCACTAGATGTGATTTCTTTAAGCAGACCCCAAATTAAGATCTCACTCTAAGGGATTTGAAACATAATTCATCCCAAATGGGAAAACTGAATATATTATTGGTTCTAGAGTGGGATTCAGTACGAGATTTTAGACATGGAGTGTCATCATCTCGAGGGAGAGAATTAAAAAATCCTAGTAAGTGGAACATTGAAAAAATTATGTTCGCTCTCGAAAAAGAACTTGATAAAGTAAATTCAAGTAAGATGATCCCCATNNNNNNNNNNNNNNNNNNNNNNNNNNNNNNNNNNNNNATATACAATCCAGAGGGATAAAGTATATGGATAATTAGAAATATGCTCGCAAGTTTGCTAGAAGCATATGATAAGCTGATGGAATGAGATATGTGAAATGTATTACAATGAAAAGTAGGATAATCCATTTACAAAATGTCTGCTAGACATTTTGATTAAATAATGATATCTCATATTCCAGCTGAAAATGCTCCAATAAGAAAATAGTGTCCTAAACGGACGATATATGAGTCTATGGCACACTAGAGACGTGATAGACCACTTTGGTTCCAAAGAGTCCTCGAAAAAGAGCAAAAATATAAATAGAGGATGAATCTCATGATGAGACCANNNNNNNNNNNNNNNNNNNNNNNNNNNNNNNNNNNNNNNNNNNNNNNNNNNNNNNNNNNNNNNNNNNNNNNNNNNNNNNNNNNNNNNNNNNNNNNNNNNNNNNNNNNNNNNNNNNNNNNNNNNNNNNNNNNNNNNNNNNNNNNNNNNNNNNNNNNNTCTATGTATGAGGGTAGAGTGAATTGATTGGCCATCAATTCGATATAGAGTTCGTTAGAAAAACGAGATATTTTTGGACTAAAAGTCCAAGGTATATATTTCTCCAGAAAATGAAATGAAAGATGACCTTGAGGTATGAAAAACGGCTTGTTCCAAGGTCACTGGAGTAAATTTAAAATAGATGCAATATATTGAAATGTCTGGCAGGACAAAAACGACTTGAGTTGCATCTTGATATTTAGAAGTCCCTGGAGAGCTAAAGATGCTCTCGGAATGTATAAAACTTTGGAAGAGTTAGAACAAGCCGTATATAAGGTATATTGAACCGGTAACTGGTGATATGTTTACGGCATGATTTGCCGATTGCCATTTTAATGAGGATGAATTTCTAGCGTTAGGGAGAGGAATTTGAGAAATTCCTAAAGAGATTACATGGTGTACATAATCGTTGTTACACCTTTGTCCCCCTACGGATCAAAGAGAGCTGGAAGTTCAGAAAATTGTGCATTTGCAAACCAGTTACCAGAAGATACGACATGATATACCCGCTAAAAATGTTTCATCAAGAGTTGATGTTCCTAAAAAACAAAGTGATGGTAACAAAATAAATGAACCTAGGGTTCAGTTAAAGAAGGGGAGACTAGCGGGTTCTAGAGATAAAAATCTCCGAAAGAAATTGGTTGAGAAAAGTTGCAAGGTTCCTGAAGAACCTGATACTGAAAAATGTCTGAAAGAAGACATAAGTGGAAAGGTTCAAAGAGAACATGATACTGAAAGATGTCTGAAAGAAGACATAAATGGTAAGGTTCCAGAAGAACCTGATATTATAAGATATCTGAAAGAAGGCATAAGTGGAAAGGTTCCAGAAGAACATGATACTGAAAAATGTCTGAAAGAAGGCATAGATGAAAAAGGTCAAGATGAACCAAATAAAGATGATCCAGATGACGAAAAGTNNNNNNNNNNNNNNNNNNNNNNNNNNNNNNNNNNNNNNNNNNNNNNNNNNNNNNNNNNNAAAAGTTATAAGATAAAAGATGTTGATGGAATGTTCTCCTTTTCTGTCCAAAGAGATCGATCATAAAAGTGATGATCCCGATCCAAGGTCCATTTTGGAATGTTAAAAAGACATGATTGGGAGGAGTGGCAGAAGGCCATTCAAATTGAATTATTCTCCCTTAATAAAATGAATGTCTTTGGACCTATAGTCATAACGCCTGAGAATATAAATCTTGTTGTGTATCAGTGGGTATTCGTGAGAAAAGTAACACGATATAAAACCTGATTAGTTGCCCAAAGATTTTCTCAGAGACCGGAAATTGATTTTGAGGAAACGTATTCCCCGGTAATGGATGCAATTACGTTTAGATTTTTGATGAGCCTNNNNNNNNNNNNNNNNNNNNNNNNNNNNATGGACGTTGTGACTGCGTATTTGTATGGATCGTTGGATAACGATATATATATGAAACTCCCTAAGGGATTGAAAATGCCAGCGGCATTGAAAGAAAAATCCAGGGAGATTTGTTCGGTCAAGTTACAGCAATCACTTTACGGATTAAAGCAATCCGGACGCATGTGGTACAATCGCTTAAGTGAATATCTTTTGAGTAAAGGATATGTAATAATGCGATATGTCCATGCGTTTTTATAAAGAAATTGTCATCTGACTTTGTGATCATTGTTGTATATGTAGATGACCTGAACATAATTGGAACTCAAAAGGAGGTTGATGATGCTTGAACTTATATGAAAGAGGAGTTCGAAATGAAAGATCTCGGAGAGACAAAATTTTGTCTTGGGCTCCAGATAGAGCATCTCCGAGAAAGAATAATTGTGCATCAATCAAATCATACGAAAAGGTTATTGAAACGCTTTTGTATGAATAAAGCGACTCCTTTGAGTACTCCAATGGTAAATAGATCTCTCGATGTTGAAAGAGATGTTTAAAATATCCTGGTAAGATCTTATATAAATAAGTACTTTGGAGATGCTAATGGTAATAAAGCATATATGAGCTTATATATCTTGCGAGTTGTATTTGATTAAATATACTTTTAGACACTAATGTCTTTGCGAGATATAGCTCATTTCCTATTTACGGAAATTAGAACGGCGTCGAGAACCTATCTGTTCTCTCCAAGGTACGTATTGATTTAGGAGTAATTTATCCTAGAAACCCCGAGTTTGGTATGTTTTGCAGATACATGATATTTATAAAGTCGAAAACAAACCGGCTATGTTTCTACAATTGGTGGAACCGCGATCTCTTGACGGTCCCAGAAACAAACTCTGGTTGCGACATCTTTGATTCATGCATAAACTATTGCGCTTCACGAAGTATGTCGAGAATGTGTGTGGCTTCGGTCAATGAGTCACCACATACGAGAATCAAGCGGAATAGTTAACGAGAAAGATCCGACGAAAATATTTGAAGATGATTCGGCTTGTGTCGCTCAACTCAAAGAAGACTACATTAAGAGTGACAAGACAAAGCACATCCCTCCAAGATTTTTCTCGTACATAAGGGAGCTCGAGAAAAATAAAGAAATGGACATCAAGTATGTACGGTCATGCGACAATCCGGCTGACTTGTTCACAAAAGCCCTTCCCACTACAACATTCCGAAAACACGTTTATGGTATCGGAATGCGGCATTTGCGTGACCTCTGACGAGAAAGCTATGTCCACTATTTTTAGGGGGAGATTACGGTAATGTACTCTTTTTTCCTAGTCATGGTTTTTGTCCCAATGAGTTTTTCCATGACAAGGTTTTTAACGAGACACTACGTAATACAAAAAAGATAATCAAGAGGGAGTCCTAGAAGATAATACTAAAGTTGGTGATTATCCTTTGTTAAATAATAGTGATTGTCCAGCTTGGTACACGTGGGGCAACAACACCTATCCTTCTCATGTTGCAGATGTCATTTTTATAATGAGACACAGTATACGTGTCTTCTTATAGCATGATAAGTTCTTAGAGCATCATTATTGGTGGGATGAAGAAAGAGAGAAAGATAGTCCTTTGTTTTATTTTTTTTTGTCGTTGGAGAGTAAGGGACAACCCTTAATTTGGGGCTTTTCCCTTCTCTTTCTTCCTCGGTTCCCACCCCTCTCCTCTAAAGGATGCTGTAAGGGATTTCCAATAATGATGCTCTTAGGATAGGGTTCTTAGCGGAATATAAGAACCCGTCTCTTAACTTTTAACTAAGAACCGGCTCTTAAATAAGAGATTTAAGAACCAGTTCTTAATTTTTTTACTATTTAAGAGCCGGTTCTTAGTTTTTTTAGTTAAAAATTAAGAGACGGGTTCTTATATTCCACTAAGAACTCTATCCTAAGAATTCTCCGTTAATCATGGTCTACTTCTCTACTATAAATATCTCTTCCCCTTTGTATTTGTATTAAGGGGAAAATAATAAAGACTCTCAATTCTCTACTCTCTCGTTGTTATACAAAACATAAACATATATATATAATATATAGATACATCCGAGCTAGTAGTTTACAACAAGATATTCTTCTTTTTTTTTCTTCATCGGATACATATTCTCCGATCGATATTATGGGATTTAATTAGTTGACTGACTTTATGTCTTAACGATCCCGAATTACATGGTTACGTGTTCTCACACTTTCTTTTACAAGTGTTTATAACCTCGTGCTTAAACTTTAAATTTTAGTTTACCATGTAATTGATTATGATCAGTGCCATTGTGTGATTCTTTTTTCTTAAATGTCTTAACTTGAATTAACTAAATGCTTAAAAGGAAATTCGTTTTTTATAAAAAAATATACAAAATGTCAGAATATGAACTACACATCATACATGCATGGTTGCATGGCATGTAGACGCGGAAACTTGTCACTCCTCCACATTTGAGATTCCAACACCTAATCGCTACAAAAACCTTATAGATTCTCCCTTTCTCACAAACAAACACATTCATGCAATGTTACACGTGATCTCCATGCAGAACATCTTTCACGCCTATAAATACCAACCAACACTCCACTTCCCTCTTCACTCAAACCAAAACAAGCAAAAAACATACACACAAATAGCAAATGGCCAACAAGCTCTTTCTCGTCTCGGCGACTCTCGCCCTCTTCTTCCTTCTCACCAATGCCTCCATCTACCGAACGGTCGTAGAAGTCGAGGAAGATGATGCCACAAACCCAGCCGGCCCATTTCGGATTCCGAAATGTAGGAAGGAGTTTCAGCAAGCACAACACCTAAGAGCTTGCCAGCAATGGCTCCACAAGCAGGCAATGCAGTCCGGTAGTGGTCCAAGCTGGACCCTCGACGGTGAGTTTGATTTTGAAGACGACATGGAGAACCCTCAGAGCCCACAGCAGAGGCCACCGCTACTCCAGCAGTGCTGCAACGAGCTCCACCAGGAAGAGCCACTTTGTGTTTGCCCAACCTTGAAAGGAGCATCCAAAGCCGTTAAACAACAGGTTCGACAACAGCAAGGACAGCAGGGACAGCAGCTGCAGCAAGTAATTAGTCGTATCTACCAGACTGCTACGCACTTACCTAAAGTTTGCAACATCCCGCAAGTTAGCGTTTGTCCCTTCCAGAAGACCATGCCTGGACCCTCCTACTAGATTCCAAACGAAACCCTAGAGTGTATGAATGTGGTTGTCGATATATGTCAACACCACACCTCATCGCGTAATATGTAAGGTCTTATCTAGGATGTTTGAGGCTAATGTAATTAGCACTACTCCATAATAAAAGAGGATTTTAGTGTTTTATTCGGTGTGCATGCTCTCTAAGTGGTTCAAGATTTTAGTTTTCAAGCAAATTCCAATCAAAATTGTGCGTTACTTACATCGGCTGTTTAACGGCGTGCAAAACACCGATCGAACTGATCTACGAGGGCATATGCCATCGTTCAATCTCTGACCAAGTCTCTTACAATAAATTAATGAATAATAATACTAATTAAGCAAAAAGAGAGAGAAGTGAACGATCAGCTCTTCAGACCACCTCCAGGACCCCTAATGGGTACTTAAAATTAAATTAGTGTTTAATTTAGTGATTTGAAAGGTTTAGAACCTCTATTAATCTATTTAATTTTTTCATCTTCCATTGGTAGAACTTCATTGAGGTACTTAAAAAATAATTTATTTTTTTTAAAGTTGAATGATTTGAAAGACCATGATACATAAAATTTTCAGGGGAATTTGTCAAAACTAACCCACAACTTAATTTTAATCCCAAACATATACTCAAACTTGAATCAAATGCAAAGCTAACATAAAAGCCTTGTGAAATTACAGCTCAACCCCTTTTTCTAAGTCATTTTTACGAATATAGCCCTAGTAAATCGTCTGAGTCGTCTGAGATGTTGGAAGTCGTCTGGACGACTTCAAATTAAGTCTTCTGGTGTAGTTGATCTTAAAAATAACTTTTAAATTTTTTAAAAAATATTTTGATAAGCGAAAAATTAAAATCATCTAATTATAAACAGTTTTAAGTGATATAAATTAAAATATAACAAAATTGAATTGTTTTCAACATAGATGAGTGTAGGTAGTGAATCATGGTATTCTTTGGTCTAGGGTTTGCCAACATATGTTGTAGTATTGTATGTATACTTAGGGTTAGATTTTGGAAAGCTTGAATGTTTTTTTGAAAAATTAATTTTTTACCTATGCATGTTTATTTTTGTGTATAGTAAATACTTTTGAAGTTTAATTTGATTTTATGAAGGGTTTAGTTAGTTAATTAAGTTTAGGGGTAATGTTTAGGATCTAGACTACTTACATTTCAGTCGTATGGTGAAGAAATTAAAACAGACGACTTACATGTAAGTCGTCCAAATATTTCCGCCTAAAATTTTTTTAAAAATTATTTTCCCGCTTAAATAATATAAACCAGACGACTTACTTGTAAGTCGTCTGGAAAGTGTTCTATTTTAGTTTCTCACTAAAAATATTTTAATTTCCCGCTAAAAATATTAAAACCTTCTGGACGACTTACAAGTAAGTCGTCTGAATCAAACATATTTAACCTAATTGAATTTTTTGTCTCCCTATATAAAGAAAAATTTACACATTTTCTCTCCTCCTCTCAAATGGCTGCAACAAAAATGTAATGTTCATCACTCTAAAANNNNNNNNNNNNNNNNNNNNNNNNNNNNNNNNNNNNNNNNNNNNNNNNNNNNNNNNNNNNNNNNNNNNNNNNNNNNNNNNNNNNNNNNNNNNNNNNNNNNNNNNNNNNNNNNNNNNNNNNNNNNNNNNNNNNNNNNNNNNNNNNNNNNNNNNNNNNNNNNNNNNNNNNNNNNNNNNNNNNNNNNNNNNNNNNNNNNNNNNNNNNNNNNNNNNNNNNNNNNNNNNNNNNNNNNNNNNNNNNNNNNNNNNNNNNNNNNNNNNNNNNNNNNNNNNNNNNNNNNNNNNNNNNNNNNNNNNNNNNNNNNNNNNNNNNNNNNNNNNNNNNNNNNNNNNNNNNNNNNNNNNNNNNNNNNNNNNNNNNNNNNNNNNNNNN
This sequence is a window from Brassica oleracea var. oleracea cultivar TO1000 chromosome C1, BOL, whole genome shotgun sequence. Protein-coding genes within it:
- the LOC106300816 gene encoding napin; translated protein: MANKLFLVSATLALFFLLTNASIYRTVVEVEEDDATNPAGPFRIPKCRKEFQQAQHLRACQQWLHKQAMQSGSGPSWTLDGEFDFEDDMENPQSPQQRPPLLQQCCNELHQEEPLCVCPTLKGASKAVKQQVRQQQGQQGQQLQQVISRIYQTATHLPKVCNIPQVSVCPFQKTMPGPSY
- the LOC106344005 gene encoding protein translation factor SUI1 homolog 1-like translates to MSELDSQVPTAFDPFADANAEDSGAGTKEYVHIRVQQRNGRKSLTTVQGLKKEYSYSKILKDLKKEFCCNGTVVQDSELGQVIQLQGDQRKNVSTFLVQAGLVKKDNIKIHGF